Proteins from a single region of Streptomyces spectabilis:
- a CDS encoding aspartate aminotransferase family protein, giving the protein MGNPIAVSKDLSKTAYDHLWMHFTRMSSYENAPVPTIVRGEGTYIYDDKGKKYLDGLAGLFVVQAGHGRRELAEVAAKQAADLAFFPIWSYAHPSAVELAERLAHYAPGDLNKVFFTTGGGEAVETAWKLAKQYHKLTGNHTKYKVISRAVAYHGTPQGALSITGLPALKAPFEPLVPGAHKVPNTNIYRAPIHGDDPEAFGRWAADQIEQEILFEGPETVAAVFLEPVQNAGGCFPPPPGYFQRVREICDKYDVLLVSDEVICAFGRLGTMFACDKFGYVPDIITCAKGMTSGYSPIGAAIVSDRIAEPFYKGDNTFLHGYTFGGHPVSAAVGLANLDLFEREGLNQHVLDNEGAFLSTLQKLHDLPIVGDVRGNGFFYGIELVKDKATKESFTDEESERVLYGFVSKKLFEYGLYCRADDRGDPVIQLSPPLISDQSTFDEIEGIVRQVLTEAWTKI; this is encoded by the coding sequence GTGGGGAACCCGATAGCCGTGAGCAAGGACCTCAGCAAAACCGCGTACGACCACCTGTGGATGCACTTCACGCGCATGTCGTCGTACGAGAACGCGCCCGTGCCCACCATCGTGCGCGGTGAAGGCACCTACATCTACGACGACAAGGGCAAGAAGTACCTCGACGGTCTCGCGGGCCTGTTCGTGGTCCAGGCCGGACACGGCCGCCGTGAGCTGGCCGAGGTCGCCGCCAAGCAGGCGGCAGACCTCGCCTTCTTCCCCATCTGGTCGTACGCCCACCCGAGCGCCGTCGAACTGGCGGAGCGCCTCGCCCACTACGCCCCGGGCGACCTGAACAAGGTCTTCTTCACCACCGGCGGCGGCGAGGCCGTCGAGACCGCGTGGAAGCTGGCGAAGCAGTACCACAAGCTCACAGGCAACCACACGAAGTACAAGGTCATCTCGCGCGCGGTCGCCTACCACGGCACCCCGCAGGGAGCCCTGTCCATCACCGGCCTCCCGGCCCTGAAGGCCCCCTTCGAGCCGCTGGTCCCGGGCGCCCACAAGGTCCCGAACACCAACATCTACCGCGCGCCGATCCACGGCGACGACCCCGAGGCCTTCGGCCGCTGGGCCGCCGACCAGATCGAGCAGGAGATCCTCTTCGAGGGCCCGGAGACGGTCGCCGCGGTCTTCCTGGAGCCGGTGCAGAACGCGGGCGGCTGCTTCCCGCCCCCGCCCGGCTACTTCCAGCGCGTGCGCGAGATCTGCGACAAGTACGACGTGCTGCTCGTCTCCGACGAGGTCATCTGCGCCTTCGGCCGCCTCGGCACGATGTTCGCCTGCGACAAGTTCGGCTACGTGCCGGACATCATCACCTGCGCCAAGGGCATGACCTCGGGCTACTCCCCGATCGGCGCGGCCATCGTCTCCGACCGCATCGCCGAGCCGTTCTACAAGGGCGACAACACCTTCCTGCACGGCTACACCTTCGGCGGCCACCCGGTCTCCGCGGCCGTCGGCCTCGCCAACCTCGACCTCTTCGAGCGCGAGGGCCTCAACCAGCACGTGCTCGACAACGAGGGCGCGTTCCTGAGCACCCTCCAGAAGCTGCACGACCTGCCGATCGTCGGCGACGTCCGCGGCAACGGCTTCTTCTACGGCATCGAGCTGGTGAAGGACAAGGCCACCAAGGAGTCCTTCACGGACGAGGAGTCGGAGCGCGTGCTCTACGGCTTCGTCTCCAAGAAGCTCTTCGAGTACGGCCTGTACTGCCGCGCCGACGACCGCGGCGACCCCGTCATCCAGCTGTCGCCGCCGCTGATCTCGGACCAGTCCACGTTCGACGAGATCGAGGGCATCGTCCGCCAGGTCCTGACGGAGGCCTGGACCAAGATCTGA
- a CDS encoding Lrp/AsnC family transcriptional regulator: protein MHSEVVASRSTDPSPRGPSGSPTVDAVSLAIIEQLQEDGRRPYAAIGKAVGLSEAAVRQRVQKLLDQGVMQIVAVTDPLTVGFRRQAMVGIDVEGDVDPVADAVAAMPEAEYVVMTAGSHDLLVEIVCEDDDHLLEVINKRIRALPGVRSTESFVYLKLKKQTYMWGTR, encoded by the coding sequence GTGCACAGTGAAGTCGTGGCCAGTCGAAGCACAGACCCCAGCCCCCGCGGCCCGAGCGGCTCGCCGACGGTCGACGCCGTCTCCCTGGCGATCATCGAACAGCTCCAGGAGGACGGCCGCAGGCCGTACGCAGCGATCGGCAAGGCCGTCGGCCTGTCCGAGGCGGCCGTGCGCCAGCGCGTCCAGAAGCTCCTGGACCAGGGCGTGATGCAGATCGTCGCCGTGACGGACCCGCTCACCGTGGGCTTCCGCCGCCAGGCGATGGTCGGGATCGACGTGGAAGGCGACGTGGACCCGGTCGCCGACGCCGTCGCCGCGATGCCGGAGGCGGAGTACGTGGTGATGACCGCGGGCTCGCACGACCTGCTCGTGGAGATCGTCTGCGAGGACGACGACCACTTGCTGGAGGTCATCAACAAGCGGATCCGCGCCCTCCCCGGCGTGCGTTCGACCGAGAGCTTCGTCTACCTCAAGCTGAAGAAGCAGACCTACATGTGGGGAACCCGATAG
- a CDS encoding gamma-aminobutyraldehyde dehydrogenase, which yields MSTELRRLRNYINGEFRDAADGRTTEVINPATGEAYAVAPLSGQADVDAAMKAAADAFPAWRDLVPAERQKALLKIADAFEERAEELIAAEVENTGKPIGLTRSEEIPPMVDQIRFFAGAARMLEGRAAGEYMEGLTSIIRREPVGVCAQVAPWNYPMMMAVWKFAPALAAGNTVVLKPSDTTPASTVLMAEIIGSVVPPGVFNVVTGDRDTGRMMVEHPTPAMASITGSVRAGMQVAESAAKDLKRVHLELGGKAPVVVFEDTDLAKAVEDISVAGFFNAGQDCTAATRVLVHESIHDEFVTALAKAAADTKTGLPDDEDVLYGPLNNAGQLAQVSGFIDRLPAHAKVEAGGHRVGEKGYFYAPTVVSGLKQDDEIIQKEVFGPVITVQSFTDEAQAVEYANGVEYALASSVWTKDHSRAMRMSKVLDFGCVWINTHIPLVAEMPHGGFKKSGYGKDLSAYGFDDYTRIKHVMTSID from the coding sequence GTGAGCACCGAGCTGCGCCGTCTGCGCAATTACATCAACGGAGAATTCCGGGACGCGGCCGACGGACGGACCACCGAGGTGATCAACCCGGCGACCGGCGAGGCGTACGCCGTGGCGCCGCTGTCCGGCCAGGCCGACGTCGACGCGGCCATGAAGGCCGCCGCCGACGCCTTCCCGGCCTGGCGCGACCTCGTGCCCGCCGAGCGGCAGAAGGCCCTGCTGAAGATCGCGGACGCCTTCGAGGAGCGCGCCGAGGAGCTCATCGCCGCCGAGGTCGAGAACACGGGCAAGCCGATCGGCCTCACCCGCTCCGAAGAGATCCCGCCGATGGTCGACCAGATCCGCTTCTTCGCGGGTGCGGCCCGGATGCTGGAGGGCCGCGCCGCCGGTGAGTACATGGAGGGCCTGACCTCCATCATCCGCCGCGAGCCGGTCGGCGTCTGCGCGCAGGTCGCGCCGTGGAACTACCCGATGATGATGGCCGTGTGGAAGTTCGCCCCGGCGCTCGCCGCGGGCAACACGGTCGTGCTCAAGCCGTCGGACACCACCCCGGCGTCGACCGTCCTGATGGCCGAGATCATCGGCTCCGTCGTGCCGCCCGGCGTCTTCAACGTGGTCACCGGCGACCGTGACACGGGCCGCATGATGGTCGAGCACCCGACCCCGGCGATGGCCTCCATCACCGGCTCGGTGCGCGCGGGCATGCAGGTGGCCGAGTCGGCCGCCAAGGACCTCAAGCGCGTCCACCTGGAGCTCGGCGGCAAGGCGCCCGTCGTGGTCTTCGAGGACACCGACCTGGCCAAGGCCGTCGAGGACATCTCGGTGGCGGGCTTCTTCAACGCGGGCCAGGACTGTACGGCCGCGACCCGGGTGCTCGTCCACGAGTCCATCCACGACGAGTTCGTCACCGCCCTCGCCAAGGCCGCCGCCGACACCAAGACCGGTCTTCCGGACGACGAGGACGTGCTGTACGGGCCGCTCAACAACGCGGGCCAGCTGGCGCAGGTCTCCGGCTTCATCGACCGGCTGCCCGCGCACGCCAAGGTCGAGGCGGGCGGCCACCGGGTCGGCGAGAAGGGCTACTTCTACGCGCCGACCGTCGTCTCCGGGCTCAAGCAGGACGACGAGATCATCCAGAAGGAGGTCTTCGGCCCGGTCATCACCGTCCAGTCCTTCACGGACGAGGCCCAGGCGGTCGAATACGCGAACGGCGTGGAGTACGCCCTCGCCTCCTCGGTGTGGACCAAAGACCACTCTCGCGCGATGCGCATGTCCAAGGTGCTCGACTTCGGCTGCGTCTGGATCAACACGCACATCCCGCTGGTCGCCGAGATGCCGCACGGCGGCTTCAAGAAGTCCGGCTACGGCAAGGACCTCTCCGCCTACGGCTTCGACGACTACACCCGCATCAAGCACGTCATGACGTCGATCGACTGA
- a CDS encoding ABC transporter substrate-binding protein → MTVAARRTFLKGIGAAGVLGALAGCGVPAAYVDASDRAAKDLSGRDKRLTFANWPLYIDTDDEDKTRRPTLDAFEERTGIDVRYTEEINDNDEFFGKISPSLMNHQETGRDLVVISDWMCARFVRLGWVQEMDRSRQPNVAEHLDPILRTPHFDEGRMFSVPWQSGITGIAYNKRRLGREIRHVSDLWADDLKGRVTLLSGLDEAFALLMQGDGVDIRKWTGDDFHRMCDRLEKRVSGHHVRRFTGNDYIKDLAGGDVLACQAYSGDVIQLQADDPDIAFVVPEEGAELWAESLMIPNLARHKRNAERLIDHYYDPEVAASLAAWVNYVCPVPAARDVLASSKDRDLAALAEDPLVFPDDTMRERLAIARDITSDERTEFARRWNSIVGL, encoded by the coding sequence ATGACAGTTGCCGCACGCCGTACGTTCCTCAAGGGCATCGGCGCGGCGGGAGTCCTCGGCGCCCTCGCGGGCTGCGGGGTGCCCGCCGCGTACGTCGACGCCTCGGACCGCGCCGCGAAGGACCTCTCCGGCCGGGACAAGCGGCTGACGTTCGCCAACTGGCCGCTGTACATCGACACCGACGACGAGGACAAGACCCGGCGCCCCACCCTCGACGCCTTCGAGGAGCGGACCGGCATCGACGTCCGGTACACCGAGGAGATCAACGACAACGACGAGTTCTTCGGCAAGATCAGCCCCTCCCTGATGAACCATCAGGAGACCGGCCGGGACCTCGTCGTCATCAGCGACTGGATGTGCGCGCGCTTCGTGCGCCTCGGCTGGGTGCAGGAGATGGACCGCTCCCGGCAGCCCAACGTGGCCGAGCACCTCGACCCGATCCTGCGCACGCCGCACTTCGACGAGGGCCGGATGTTCTCCGTGCCCTGGCAGTCGGGCATCACCGGCATCGCGTACAACAAGCGGCGGCTCGGCCGCGAGATCCGGCACGTGTCGGACCTGTGGGCCGACGATCTGAAGGGCCGGGTCACGCTCCTGTCCGGGCTCGACGAGGCGTTCGCGCTGCTGATGCAGGGGGACGGCGTCGACATCAGGAAGTGGACCGGGGACGACTTCCACCGCATGTGCGACCGCCTGGAGAAGCGCGTGAGCGGCCACCACGTCCGCCGCTTCACCGGCAACGACTACATCAAGGACCTCGCCGGCGGCGACGTCCTCGCCTGCCAGGCCTACAGCGGCGACGTCATCCAGCTCCAGGCCGACGACCCCGACATCGCGTTCGTCGTCCCCGAGGAGGGCGCCGAGCTGTGGGCCGAGTCCCTGATGATCCCCAACCTCGCCCGCCACAAGCGCAACGCCGAGCGCCTGATCGACCACTACTACGACCCCGAGGTCGCCGCCTCGCTCGCCGCCTGGGTCAACTATGTCTGCCCCGTGCCCGCGGCCCGCGACGTCCTCGCCTCCTCCAAGGACAGGGACCTGGCCGCGCTCGCCGAGGACCCGCTGGTCTTCCCCGACGACACGATGCGCGAACGCCTCGCGATCGCACGGGACATCACGTCCGACGAGCGCACGGAGTTCGCACGGCGGTGGAACTCCATCGTGGGGCTGTAG
- a CDS encoding TetR/AcrR family transcriptional regulator translates to MAGRGRPRSFDRDMALRRAMEVFWEQGYEATSMTDLTTAMGIASPSLYAAFGSKERLFQEAVALYSTTEGAAMARAYTEVPTARGAVEAVLRENARAYTDRDRPTGCMIVLAATNCSPGNAPVRDHLATWRRSGAEMMADRLRRGVDEGELPATTDTEAVAAFYTTIIHGMSVQARDGATRTDLDKTVDRAMAAWETVLAPAP, encoded by the coding sequence GTGGCGGGACGCGGACGGCCCCGGAGCTTCGACCGGGACATGGCCCTGCGCCGGGCCATGGAGGTGTTCTGGGAGCAGGGCTACGAGGCCACGTCGATGACGGACCTCACCACGGCCATGGGCATCGCGTCGCCCAGCCTGTACGCCGCGTTCGGCTCCAAGGAGCGGCTCTTCCAGGAGGCGGTGGCCCTGTACAGCACCACGGAGGGGGCGGCCATGGCGCGTGCGTACACCGAGGTGCCCACCGCGCGCGGCGCCGTCGAGGCGGTCCTGCGCGAGAACGCGCGCGCGTACACCGACCGGGACCGGCCGACCGGCTGCATGATCGTGCTCGCCGCCACCAACTGCTCACCGGGGAACGCGCCGGTGCGCGACCATCTGGCGACCTGGCGCAGATCGGGCGCCGAGATGATGGCCGACCGCCTGCGCCGCGGCGTCGACGAGGGCGAACTCCCCGCCACCACCGACACGGAGGCCGTGGCCGCCTTCTACACCACGATCATCCACGGCATGTCCGTGCAGGCCCGCGACGGCGCGACCCGCACGGACCTGGACAAGACGGTGGACCGGGCGATGGCGGCCTGGGAGACGGTGCTCGCGCCCGCCCCGTAG